A single Brachyhypopomus gauderio isolate BG-103 unplaced genomic scaffold, BGAUD_0.2 sc84, whole genome shotgun sequence DNA region contains:
- the lpl2a gene encoding lipoprotein lipase isoform X2, whose protein sequence is MKIWPIKYLFFLLSGSTVICVTSVEEELHIFHDNFLEPLKNLFPQRVEVHGIHAKFSLRNPSCPDDDVCYIVPGREETLGNCRFNSTAKTFLVIHGWTVSGLFENWVAKLVAALYNREKDANVIVVDWLNTAQNHYVLAAQKTRKVGQEVGHFIDWIEEMTNIPLEKLHLIGYSLGAHVAGFAGSYATNKVGRITGLDPAGPDFEGVHAHQRLSPDDARFVDVLHTFSRGSLGLSIGIQQPVGHVDIYPNGGSFQPGCNLRGALENIANLGLLAMNDAVRCEHERSVHLFIDSLLNEVEPSKAYRCRNSEMFDRGVCLRCRKEHCTTVGYDAKKVRRARSVKMFTKTRASVPFRVHHYQLKILFKVQTNQSAEDPTLTASLYGTNGSATDLQLDVKGKIATDETRSFLLVTEEDIGDLQVIKIRMEDCSRWLASSPFNVVWSWWNGNSSCSELKVQKISIRTGETQKKIIFCLKDPEKTILSPEVTFVKCKEVRGKLYRRQF, encoded by the exons ATGAAAATCTGGCCAATCAAAtacctcttcttcctcttatCAGGGTCTACCGTCATTTGCGTCACTTCAGTGGAGGAAGAGCTTCATATATTTCATG ATAATTTCTTAGAGCCTTTAAAGAACCTGTTTCCCCAGAGGGTCGAAGTCCATGGCATCCATGCTAAGTTTTCACTGAGGAATCCATCGTGTCCAGACGATGACGTATGTTACATTGTGCCTGGCAGAGAAGAGACCTTGGGCAACTGCCGTTTCAACAGTACTGCCAAAACCTTTCTGGTGATACATGGCTGGACG GTGAGTGGGTTATTTGAGAACTGGGTGGCCAAACTGGTAGCAGCTCTGTATAACCGAGAGAAAGATGCCAATGTAATAGTGGTCGACTGGCTGAACACAGCCCAGAATCACTATGTTTTGGCAGCTCAGAAAACACGGAAAGTGGGGCAAGAGGTTGGACACTTCATCGACTGGATAGAG GAGATGACCAACATTCCTCTGGAGAAGCTTCATCTCATTGGCTACAGTCTTGGTGCTCACGTGGCTGGATTTGCAGGCAGTTATGCCACCAACAAGGTTGGCAGAATAACAG GTCTTGATCCAGCAGGTCCAGACTTTGAAGGGGTCCATGCACACCAGCGACTCTCTCCCGATGATGCTCGTTTTGTGGATGTTCTCCACACCTTCTCAAGAGGATCCCTGGGTCTCAGCATTGGGATCCAGCAGCCAGTTGGTCATGTGGACATTTACCCGAATGGAGGGAGCTTCCAGCCTGGCTGTAATCTGCGAGGAGCCCTTGAGAATATAGCTAATCTGGGATTACTTG CCATGAACGATGCGGTGAGATGTGAACACGAGAGGTCCGTCCACCTGTTCATTGACTCTCTGCTGAACGAAGTAGAGCCCAGTAAGGCCTACAGGTGCAGGAACAGCGAGATGTTCGACCGCGGCGTGTGTCTCCGTTGCCGTAAGGAACACTGCACCACCGTGGGCTACGACGCCAAGAAGGTCCGGCGAGCCCGCAGCGTGAAGATGTTCACCAAAACCCGAGCGTCCGTGCCGTTTAGAG TTCATCACTATCAGCTAAAGATTCTATTCAAAGTGCAGACCAACCAGTCAGCAGAAGATCCTACTCTCACAGCCTCGCTCTATGGTACAAATGGCAGTGCGACAGATCTTCAACTTGATGT aaAGGGAAAAATTGCCACCGACGAGACCCGCTCCTTCCTCTTGGTTACAGAGGAGGACATTGGTGATCTTCAGGTGATAAAGATCAGAATGGAAGACTGCAGTAGGTGGCTCGCTTCGTCACCGTTTAACGTGGTTTGGTCCTGGTGGAATGGAAATTCTTCCTGCTCTGAACTTAAAGTCCAGAAAATTAGCATCCGGACTGGGGAAACACAAAAAAA GATTATATTTTGTTTGAAAGACCCAGAAAAAACAATCTTGTCTCCTGAGGTGACGTTTGTGAAATGCAAAGAAGTACGGGGGAAACTGTACAGGAG ACAATTTTAA
- the lpla gene encoding lipoprotein lipase produces MGRRNAFLIIWMYLAKISTASVATTEPTTTETATFSNTTANSTDTMGEFGDIESRFVLRTNFEPEDDLCFIVPGQPQTIKDCQFHPEAKTFIVIHGWTVTGMYESWVSKLVTALYEREPTANVVVVDWLVRAQQHYPTSAAYTKLVGRDVARFVNWLQAELEYPWEKLHLLGYSLGAHVAGIAGLHTKGKVNRITGLDPAGPSFEYADAQSTLSPDDALFVDVLHTNTRGSPDRSIGIQRPVGHIDFYPNGGTFQPGCDLQNTMMMVATTGLRNMDQIVKCSHERSIHLFIDSLVNLQQESTGYRCSSKESFNKGVCLSCRKNRCNKVGYGVTKVRSRRSSKMYMKTRDMMPFKVFHYQVKVHFFGKSNISYTDQPMKISLYGFSGEKENIPYVMPSMNTNTTISFLLTTDVDIGELMMVKLLWEKDTIISWPWWNPDTFHIRKLRIKSGETQSRVIFVAKDDEFSYLSRGGNAAVFVKGKEAQSSRKNQRLHKLRMHGSSFKKTTEE; encoded by the exons ATGGGAAGAAGAAACGCGTTCCTCATCATTTGGATGTATTTGGCGAAGATTTCCACGGCATCTGTAGCTACAACTGAGCCCACAACCACTGAAACAGCCACTTTCA GTAACACCACTGCAAATTCTACAGACACGATGGGGGAGTTTGGCGACATTGAATCCAGATTTGTTCTCAGAACCAACTTCGAACCTGAAGATGATTTGTGCTTCATTGTTCCTGGACAGCCGCAAACCATAAAGGATTGTCAGTTCCACCCAGAAGCCAAGACCTTCATAGTGATTCACGGGTGGACG GTCACCGGGATGTACGAAAGTTGGGTGTCCAAGCTGGTGACGGCGCTGTACGAGAGGGAGCCAACGGCCAATGTAGTTGTAGTCGACTGGCTTGTGCGGGCCCAGCAGCACTACCCAACATCAGCTGCCTACACCAAACTCGTGGGGAGGGATGTGGCCAGATTCGTCAACTGGTTACAG GCTGAACTGGAATACCCATGGGAGAAGCTGCATCTCCTCGGCTACAGCCTGGGTGCACACGTAGCAGGCATCGCAGGACTCCACACTAAAGGCAAAGTCAACAGGATCACAG GTTTGGATCCAGCCGGCCCGAGCTTTGAGTATGCAGATGCCCAAAGCACCCTGTCCCCCGATGACGCCCTGTTTGTGGACGtgctccacaccaacacacgTGGCTCCCCGGATCGCAGCATTGGCATCCAGAGGCCTGTAGGCCACATAGACTTCTACCCCAATGGAGGAACCTTCCAGCCTGGATGTGATCTGCAGAACACCATGATGATGGTGGCCACCACAGGCTTGAGAA ACATGGACCAGATTGTGAAGTGCTCCCACGAACGCTCCATCCACCTCTTCATCGACTCGCTGGTCAACCTGCAGCAGGAGAGCACAGGTTACCGCTGCAGCTCTAAGGAATCCTTCAACAAGGGCGTCTGCCTCAGCTGTCGTAAGAACAGGTGCAACAAGGTGGGCTACGGCGTGACCAAGGTACGCAGTCGCAGGAGCAGCAAGATGTACATGAAGACCAGGGACATGATGCCGTTCAAAG TGTTCCATTACCAAGTAAAAGTCCATTTCTTTGGCAAGTCCAACATAAGCTACACTGACCAACCCATGAAGATTTCCCTCTATGGTTTCTCTGGAGAGAAGGAAAATATTCCCTATGTCat GCCATCTatgaacaccaacaccactatcTCCTTTTTGCTGACCACGGACGTGGACATTGGGGAACTGATGATGGTGAAGCTGCTTTGGGAGAAGGACACGATCATCAGCTGGCCCTGGTGGAACCCAGACACTTTCCACATACGCAAACTACGAATTAAGTCTGGAGAAACCCAGTCCAG AGTGATCTTTGTGGCCAAAGATGATGAGTTTTCCTACCTCAGCCGTGGGGGGAACGCTGCAGTGTTTGTGAAAGGCAAAGAGGCTCAGTCAAGCCGCAAAAATCAAAG GTTACACAAACTGAGGATGCATGGCAGCTCCTTTAAAAAGACCACAGAGGAGTGA
- the lpl2a gene encoding lipoprotein lipase isoform X1 produces MKIWPIKYLFFLLSGSTVICVTSVEEELHIFHDNFLEPLKNLFPQRVEVHGIHAKFSLRNPSCPDDDVCYIVPGREETLGNCRFNSTAKTFLVIHGWTVSGLFENWVAKLVAALYNREKDANVIVVDWLNTAQNHYVLAAQKTRKVGQEVGHFIDWIEEMTNIPLEKLHLIGYSLGAHVAGFAGSYATNKVGRITGLDPAGPDFEGVHAHQRLSPDDARFVDVLHTFSRGSLGLSIGIQQPVGHVDIYPNGGSFQPGCNLRGALENIANLGLLAMNDAVRCEHERSVHLFIDSLLNEVEPSKAYRCRNSEMFDRGVCLRCRKEHCTTVGYDAKKVRRARSVKMFTKTRASVPFRVHHYQLKILFKVQTNQSAEDPTLTASLYGTNGSATDLQLDVRKGKIATDETRSFLLVTEEDIGDLQVIKIRMEDCSRWLASSPFNVVWSWWNGNSSCSELKVQKISIRTGETQKKIIFCLKDPEKTILSPEVTFVKCKEVRGKLYRRQF; encoded by the exons ATGAAAATCTGGCCAATCAAAtacctcttcttcctcttatCAGGGTCTACCGTCATTTGCGTCACTTCAGTGGAGGAAGAGCTTCATATATTTCATG ATAATTTCTTAGAGCCTTTAAAGAACCTGTTTCCCCAGAGGGTCGAAGTCCATGGCATCCATGCTAAGTTTTCACTGAGGAATCCATCGTGTCCAGACGATGACGTATGTTACATTGTGCCTGGCAGAGAAGAGACCTTGGGCAACTGCCGTTTCAACAGTACTGCCAAAACCTTTCTGGTGATACATGGCTGGACG GTGAGTGGGTTATTTGAGAACTGGGTGGCCAAACTGGTAGCAGCTCTGTATAACCGAGAGAAAGATGCCAATGTAATAGTGGTCGACTGGCTGAACACAGCCCAGAATCACTATGTTTTGGCAGCTCAGAAAACACGGAAAGTGGGGCAAGAGGTTGGACACTTCATCGACTGGATAGAG GAGATGACCAACATTCCTCTGGAGAAGCTTCATCTCATTGGCTACAGTCTTGGTGCTCACGTGGCTGGATTTGCAGGCAGTTATGCCACCAACAAGGTTGGCAGAATAACAG GTCTTGATCCAGCAGGTCCAGACTTTGAAGGGGTCCATGCACACCAGCGACTCTCTCCCGATGATGCTCGTTTTGTGGATGTTCTCCACACCTTCTCAAGAGGATCCCTGGGTCTCAGCATTGGGATCCAGCAGCCAGTTGGTCATGTGGACATTTACCCGAATGGAGGGAGCTTCCAGCCTGGCTGTAATCTGCGAGGAGCCCTTGAGAATATAGCTAATCTGGGATTACTTG CCATGAACGATGCGGTGAGATGTGAACACGAGAGGTCCGTCCACCTGTTCATTGACTCTCTGCTGAACGAAGTAGAGCCCAGTAAGGCCTACAGGTGCAGGAACAGCGAGATGTTCGACCGCGGCGTGTGTCTCCGTTGCCGTAAGGAACACTGCACCACCGTGGGCTACGACGCCAAGAAGGTCCGGCGAGCCCGCAGCGTGAAGATGTTCACCAAAACCCGAGCGTCCGTGCCGTTTAGAG TTCATCACTATCAGCTAAAGATTCTATTCAAAGTGCAGACCAACCAGTCAGCAGAAGATCCTACTCTCACAGCCTCGCTCTATGGTACAAATGGCAGTGCGACAGATCTTCAACTTGATGT cagaaAGGGAAAAATTGCCACCGACGAGACCCGCTCCTTCCTCTTGGTTACAGAGGAGGACATTGGTGATCTTCAGGTGATAAAGATCAGAATGGAAGACTGCAGTAGGTGGCTCGCTTCGTCACCGTTTAACGTGGTTTGGTCCTGGTGGAATGGAAATTCTTCCTGCTCTGAACTTAAAGTCCAGAAAATTAGCATCCGGACTGGGGAAACACAAAAAAA GATTATATTTTGTTTGAAAGACCCAGAAAAAACAATCTTGTCTCCTGAGGTGACGTTTGTGAAATGCAAAGAAGTACGGGGGAAACTGTACAGGAG ACAATTTTAA